A window of the Cannabis sativa cultivar Pink pepper isolate KNU-18-1 chromosome X, ASM2916894v1, whole genome shotgun sequence genome harbors these coding sequences:
- the LOC115699181 gene encoding uncharacterized protein LOC115699181 isoform X2: MSFIMPSSSNILARAKKATTQKIGSDGQSSITGPSSAFASPKGVVTSKTYAREDPNKRCRVDLGSDDEEGTIIPRNICVHSNPSTIERHVEALLSPLDERRLHELGCAASSDDLVSSIYRALSDAIFIRRDRKQLDKENTVLKKSNKVLQEENKKVIEKLNTLQKKIEETDKELVNEKGEISWFVCSAR, encoded by the exons ATGTCTTTCATAATGCCGTCCTCTTCCAATATTTTGGCAAGAGCCAAGAAGGCCACGACTCAAAAAATTGGTTCCGACGGGCAATCATCAATTACGGGACCTTCAAGTGCTTTTGCATCTCCAAAGGGTGTTGTTACTTCGAAAACTTATGCCAGGGAAGATCCAAATAAGAGATGTAGAGTTGACTTGGGGAGTGACGACGAAGAGGGCACTATTATTCCAAGAAATATTTGTGTGCACTCGAATCCTTCTACGATTGAAAGACATGTTGAGGCTCTCTTGAGTCCTCTAGATGAGAGGCGTTTACATGAGCTTGGATGCGCTGCATCTTCTGATGACTTGGTCTCTTCAATATATCGa GCTCTTTCCGATGCAATTTTTATTCGTCGAGATCGCAAACAACTTGACAAGGAGAACACCGTCCTTAAGAAGTCTAACAAAGTGCTTCAGGAGGAAAACAAGAAGGTCATTGAAAAGCTTAACACTTTACAGAAGAAGATTGAAGAGACTGATAAAGAGCTTGTAAACGAAAAAGGAGAAATCAGCTGGTTTGTATGCTCAGCTAGATGA
- the LOC115699181 gene encoding uncharacterized protein LOC115699181 isoform X1, with the protein MVEKIVERERFGFKFSLEQSRGADRRGRTILTDQYTKRMSFIMPSSSNILARAKKATTQKIGSDGQSSITGPSSAFASPKGVVTSKTYAREDPNKRCRVDLGSDDEEGTIIPRNICVHSNPSTIERHVEALLSPLDERRLHELGCAASSDDLVSSIYRALSDAIFIRRDRKQLDKENTVLKKSNKVLQEENKKVIEKLNTLQKKIEETDKELVNEKGEISWFVCSAR; encoded by the exons ATGGTGGAAAAAATTGTTGAACGAGAAAGATTTGGCTTCAAGTTTTCTTTGGAGCAAAGTCGAGGGGCGGACAGAAG AGGAAGAACGATTCTAACAGACCAATACACTAAGAGGATGTCTTTCATAATGCCGTCCTCTTCCAATATTTTGGCAAGAGCCAAGAAGGCCACGACTCAAAAAATTGGTTCCGACGGGCAATCATCAATTACGGGACCTTCAAGTGCTTTTGCATCTCCAAAGGGTGTTGTTACTTCGAAAACTTATGCCAGGGAAGATCCAAATAAGAGATGTAGAGTTGACTTGGGGAGTGACGACGAAGAGGGCACTATTATTCCAAGAAATATTTGTGTGCACTCGAATCCTTCTACGATTGAAAGACATGTTGAGGCTCTCTTGAGTCCTCTAGATGAGAGGCGTTTACATGAGCTTGGATGCGCTGCATCTTCTGATGACTTGGTCTCTTCAATATATCGa GCTCTTTCCGATGCAATTTTTATTCGTCGAGATCGCAAACAACTTGACAAGGAGAACACCGTCCTTAAGAAGTCTAACAAAGTGCTTCAGGAGGAAAACAAGAAGGTCATTGAAAAGCTTAACACTTTACAGAAGAAGATTGAAGAGACTGATAAAGAGCTTGTAAACGAAAAAGGAGAAATCAGCTGGTTTGTATGCTCAGCTAGATGA